One segment of Rosa chinensis cultivar Old Blush chromosome 6, RchiOBHm-V2, whole genome shotgun sequence DNA contains the following:
- the LOC112174655 gene encoding uncharacterized protein LOC112174655 — protein MVTPEPSNIDEEELSAASTTILFDRPVPLLRGPVRAGPPDDPSSGPYVLAFRDAKTWANAYRACESKILHQCETGSRIGCALSASSKCKPPWWRFLIGQKAPELKQRAECEERETEGCLATAKEKCVGFARDKCLEPFREARVCGVSKKQAEKMVCWASVIDKSSTWVSLIGLENCGFGATNCRAVELVGYAGEVDRVLGGGSE, from the coding sequence ATGGTGACCCCGGAACCCAGCAACATCGACGAGGAGGAGCTCTCCGCCGCCTCCACGACCATCTTATTCGACCGCCCCGTCCCCTTGCTCCGCGGGCCGGTCCGGGCCGGCCCGCCCGACGACCCGTCGTCCGGCCCGTACGTGCTGGCATTCCGCGACGCGAAAACCTGGGCCAACGCCTACAGAGCGTGCGAGTCGAAGATCCTACACCAGTGCGAGACCGGGTCGAGAATCGGGTGCGCCCTCAGCGCATCGAGCAAGTGTAAGCCGCCGTGGTGGCGGTTTCTGATTGGGCAGAAAGCGCCGGAGTTGAAACAGAGGGCGGAGTGCGAGGAGAGAGAGACGGAGGGGTGTTTGGCTACGGCGAAGGAGAAGTGCGTTGGGTTTGCGAGAGACAAGTGCTTGGAGCCGTTTAGGGAGGCCAGGGTTTGTGGGGTGAGTAAGAAGCAGGCGGAGAAGATGGTGTGCTGGGCGAGTGTGATCGATAAAAGTAGTACGTGGGTGAGTTTGATTGGGTTGGAGAATTGTGGGTTTGGGGCGACGAATTGTAGGGCGGTTGAGCTGGTTGGGTATGCCGGTGAGGTTGATCGGGTTTTAGGTGGTGGCAGTGAGTGA
- the LOC112174657 gene encoding calmodulin-like protein 8 — protein sequence MAEALTESQIAEFQEAFCLIDKDSDGVITLEELASVIQSLDERPTKEEVHDMIREISADGNGTIDFEEFLNIMARKMQENVAEELKEAFKVFDRDQDGYISASELRQVMINLGERLSNEEAEQMIREADLDGDGLVSYEEFARMMLS from the exons ATGGCAGAAGCTTTAACAGAAAGCCAGATTGCTGAGTTCCAGGAAGCCTTTTGTCTCATTGACAAAGATTCAGATG GGGTTATAACCTTGGAAGAACTAGCCTCGGTGATCCAATCGCTAGATGAACGTCCGACGAAAGAAGAAGTTCATGACATGATTCGTGAGATTAGTGCTGATGGAAATGGAACAATAGATTTTGAAGAGTTCTTGAATATCATGGCAAGGAAGATGCAG GAAAACGTTGCTGAGGAGCTAAAAGAAGCATTCAAAGTATTTGACAGGGATCAAGACGGTTATATTTCAGCTTCTGAG TTGAGACAGGTGATGATAAATTTGGGAGAAAGATTGAGCAATGAAGAGGCTGAGCAAATGATCAGAGAGGCTGATTTGGATGGTGACGGTCTAGTTAGCTATGAAGAATTTGCGAGGATGATGCTCAGCTAG